The Microbacterium maritypicum genome contains a region encoding:
- a CDS encoding MFS transporter, which produces MTEVAGARTVRAGARWMSLFTLAWLAIWTVQLTPVQLLLPLQLDTPEDDWIRGVVSSGLVLGIGGLAGIIAGPAAGALSDRAAAGRHRRRPWAVGGALFTAACLVLTGYAENPWTVGAGWVGVSIGVAVSSAAFTALIADQLPTTQRGAASAAVGSSQAVGIVVGVGLVVLLGLGIHEGYLLLAGIIAVVGTTTALLLPDPPTTEAMRPKQIGRRRLASLRDRDFAWMLSGRLVTNVGNALGTALFLFFLLHGLGQPSAVAQDNLLLLIVVYTVFVVIASVVTGIVSDRTGNRRTLTVAATVVQAASGVAIALVPTFEMTMVAAALMGLGYGAFSTVGLAFAADLLPDEQDHARDLGIVNVTAALGQLIGPVLGAGLVALVGGFWLVFVAAAVLSLVGGLLTAFARQPVRTS; this is translated from the coding sequence GTGACCGAGGTCGCCGGCGCTCGCACGGTGCGGGCGGGGGCGCGATGGATGTCGCTGTTCACGCTGGCGTGGCTGGCGATCTGGACCGTGCAGCTCACGCCCGTCCAGCTGCTGCTGCCGCTGCAGCTCGATACCCCGGAGGACGATTGGATCCGTGGTGTCGTCTCCTCCGGACTGGTTCTCGGCATCGGCGGGCTCGCAGGGATCATCGCGGGCCCCGCCGCCGGTGCGCTCTCGGATCGTGCGGCGGCCGGACGCCACCGTCGTCGCCCGTGGGCCGTGGGCGGCGCACTGTTCACCGCGGCCTGTCTCGTGCTCACGGGCTACGCCGAAAACCCGTGGACCGTGGGCGCCGGCTGGGTGGGAGTGTCGATCGGCGTCGCCGTGTCGTCGGCGGCCTTCACCGCGCTCATCGCCGACCAGCTGCCGACGACACAGCGTGGGGCCGCTTCTGCTGCCGTCGGCTCCAGCCAGGCCGTCGGCATCGTGGTCGGGGTGGGGCTCGTCGTCCTTCTCGGCCTCGGGATCCACGAGGGGTATCTCCTGCTCGCGGGGATCATCGCGGTGGTCGGCACGACCACCGCTCTGCTGTTGCCGGATCCCCCGACCACGGAGGCGATGCGACCGAAGCAGATCGGACGACGCCGTCTGGCCTCGCTGCGAGATCGGGACTTCGCCTGGATGCTCTCCGGGCGCCTCGTGACGAATGTCGGCAACGCGCTCGGAACCGCGCTGTTCCTGTTCTTCCTGCTGCACGGCCTCGGCCAGCCGAGTGCGGTGGCGCAGGACAACCTGCTGCTGCTCATCGTCGTCTACACGGTGTTCGTGGTCATCGCCTCGGTGGTGACGGGAATCGTCTCCGACCGCACCGGGAATCGGCGGACGCTCACGGTGGCCGCGACCGTCGTCCAGGCGGCCTCGGGTGTGGCGATAGCGCTCGTGCCGACCTTCGAGATGACGATGGTCGCTGCCGCCCTGATGGGGCTCGGCTACGGAGCGTTCTCCACGGTGGGCCTCGCGTTCGCCGCCGACCTGCTGCCGGACGAGCAGGACCATGCGAGGGATCTCGGGATCGTGAACGTGACAGCCGCTCTCGGGCAGCTCATCGGACCGGTGCTGGGGGCGGGGCTGGTCGCGCTCGTGGGCGGCTTCTGGCTGGTGTTCGTCGCGGCCGCAGTGCTGTCCCTCGTCGGCGGGCTGCTCACGGCCTTCGCGCGCCAGCCGGTCAGGACGTCATGA